A single region of the Acidobacteriota bacterium genome encodes:
- a CDS encoding UvrD-helicase domain-containing protein: MTRDLLETLNPEQREAVIYTGGPMLVVAGAGSGKTRVITCKVAYLIGEGLFQPDEILAVTFTNKAAREMQERVQAFLGPRMARMPLVCTFHSFCARFLRREIGVLGYPSQFTIYDADDQKSLVKRLLKDMSAGDEVTPDAVIHRISQAKIRHVTPSKYAEQFDRDGDEIVAKAYRRYEEQMREAGALDFDDLILKTNDILEGHPDVRERVNRRYRYLLVDEFQDTNPPQFLLVRHLTAGHKNICVVGDEDQSIYGFRGAILANILHFEKDFPGSRIFKLEENYRCSRNILRAGSSLIANNLNRRDKTLRTANAAGSPVGLFEAENPALEASSVSRAVKRILVDSDRGTVGVLYRTNFQSRRLEDAFRGQTIRYRVVGGLSFYSRKEIKDLAAYLKLLANRSDTVSFLRIINTPPRGIGEKTVEQLRTAASRSGRGLWDTLNAELDGGTVTGRARTTLAQFRELLAGLEKAQGELKLGEYVESVLARSGYEAFLQGSDDPTDESRLENVRELVTMAAEHEKEGGTIGTFLDRLSLFTDSEEGSDNGRVVLMTLHGAKGLEFDHVFIVGLEEGLVPHFRAMDNPDDIEEERRLLYVGMTRARRHLTLSRCQARPKSFDKEPERVNPSRFLREIAPDCLVRLDPFTLTPRAGAAAPPSRQPRLDLDGAAIRTFNTVEDIRNFFGGPAAREGGGGEGGGPPKPAGPRIVSRASQVLPPVRLPDSKADRGVRPPTPARVPATGAPTPPGTAPKIGERRPLAGFKAGERVRHEKFGNGCILRVETSSIGRKLTISFENRGIKVLLEHLADLQKI; the protein is encoded by the coding sequence ATGACACGCGACCTGCTGGAGACCCTGAACCCGGAGCAGCGGGAGGCGGTGATCTACACCGGGGGCCCCATGCTGGTGGTGGCGGGAGCGGGGAGCGGAAAGACCCGGGTCATCACCTGCAAGGTGGCCTACCTGATCGGGGAGGGCCTCTTCCAACCCGACGAGATCCTGGCGGTCACCTTCACCAACAAGGCCGCCCGGGAGATGCAGGAGCGCGTCCAGGCGTTCCTGGGGCCCCGGATGGCGCGCATGCCGCTGGTCTGCACCTTCCACTCCTTCTGCGCCCGGTTCCTCCGCCGGGAGATCGGTGTCCTGGGCTACCCCTCCCAGTTCACCATCTACGACGCCGACGACCAGAAAAGCCTCGTCAAGCGCCTGCTCAAGGACATGAGCGCGGGGGACGAGGTGACCCCCGACGCCGTGATCCACCGGATCTCCCAGGCCAAGATCCGGCACGTGACCCCGTCGAAGTACGCCGAGCAGTTCGACCGGGACGGCGACGAGATCGTGGCGAAGGCCTACCGCCGCTACGAGGAGCAGATGCGGGAAGCCGGCGCCCTGGACTTCGACGACCTGATCCTCAAGACCAACGACATCCTGGAGGGGCACCCCGACGTCCGGGAACGGGTCAACCGCCGGTACCGCTACCTCCTGGTTGACGAGTTCCAGGACACCAACCCGCCCCAGTTCCTCCTGGTCAGGCACCTGACCGCCGGCCACAAGAACATCTGCGTGGTGGGGGACGAGGACCAGTCCATCTACGGGTTCCGGGGCGCCATCCTGGCCAACATCCTCCACTTCGAGAAGGACTTCCCCGGCAGCCGGATCTTCAAGCTGGAGGAGAATTACCGCTGCAGCCGCAACATCCTCAGGGCGGGTTCCTCCCTCATCGCCAACAACCTCAACCGGCGGGACAAGACCCTTCGAACCGCCAACGCGGCGGGGTCCCCCGTCGGCCTCTTCGAGGCGGAAAACCCTGCGCTGGAAGCATCCTCGGTGAGCCGGGCGGTCAAGCGCATCCTGGTGGACAGCGACCGGGGGACGGTGGGTGTCCTGTACCGAACGAACTTCCAGTCCCGGCGGCTGGAAGATGCCTTCCGCGGCCAGACCATCCGCTACCGGGTGGTAGGGGGCCTGAGCTTTTACAGCCGCAAGGAGATCAAGGACCTCGCCGCCTACCTGAAACTTCTGGCCAACCGGTCGGACACCGTTTCTTTCCTCCGCATCATCAACACGCCCCCCCGGGGGATCGGCGAGAAGACGGTTGAGCAGCTGAGGACCGCGGCCTCGCGGTCGGGCCGGGGCCTGTGGGACACCCTGAACGCCGAACTCGACGGCGGAACGGTGACGGGACGGGCCCGGACCACCCTCGCCCAGTTCCGCGAACTGCTCGCCGGACTTGAGAAAGCCCAGGGCGAACTCAAACTGGGGGAGTATGTCGAGTCGGTGCTCGCGCGCTCCGGGTACGAAGCCTTCCTCCAGGGTTCGGACGACCCCACCGACGAATCCCGCCTGGAAAACGTCCGCGAGTTGGTCACCATGGCGGCGGAGCACGAGAAGGAGGGCGGGACCATCGGCACCTTCCTGGACCGGCTCTCCCTCTTCACCGACAGCGAGGAGGGCAGCGACAACGGGCGGGTGGTCCTCATGACCCTCCACGGCGCCAAGGGACTGGAATTCGACCACGTCTTCATCGTGGGGCTGGAGGAGGGCCTGGTGCCCCACTTCCGCGCCATGGACAACCCCGACGACATCGAGGAGGAGAGACGGCTGCTCTACGTGGGCATGACCCGGGCCCGGCGCCACCTGACCCTCAGCCGTTGCCAGGCCCGGCCCAAGTCCTTCGACAAGGAACCGGAAAGGGTCAACCCGTCACGCTTCCTCCGCGAAATCGCCCCCGACTGCCTGGTTCGCCTCGACCCCTTCACCCTGACGCCGCGGGCCGGCGCCGCGGCGCCCCCGTCCCGCCAACCGCGTCTCGACCTGGACGGGGCCGCCATCCGGACCTTCAACACCGTCGAGGACATCCGGAACTTCTTCGGGGGGCCGGCCGCGCGCGAGGGCGGCGGCGGTGAAGGCGGCGGCCCACCGAAACCGGCGGGCCCGCGCATCGTCTCGCGGGCGTCCCAGGTCCTACCGCCGGTCCGCCTCCCCGATTCGAAGGCCGACCGGGGCGTGCGGCCGCCAACCCCGGCCCGCGTGCCGGCAACGGGGGCCCCGACCCCGCCCGGGACCGCACCGAAGATCGGCGAACGCCGGCCGCTGGCCGGTTTCAAGGCGGGGGAACGGGTCCGTCACGAGAAGTTCGGGAACGGGTGCATCCTGCGGGTGGAGACGTCCTCCATCGGGCGCAAGCTCACCATCTCCTTCGAAAACCGCGGCATCAAGGTCCTGCTGGAGCACCTGGCGGATCTGCAGAAAATTTGA